AACTATGCCGAACGGACCGCCACCGGTGGTTTCTTCTATCGGAACCCGACCAATCGTGGCGGCGTCTATGCCGGGCCGACTGTTGATCCAACGACCGGGGCGCTCGACCCGTCTGGGGTCGCATCTGTTCTCGTCGGTGACCTTGACGGCGTCGGCGTTGGGGAGGCCTGCCCAGCCGGTATCCCGCTTGACGGCCTGATCCCAGATCCCACAGTCCTCGCTGCTGTGACCGCCAGCGCCAACTGTTTCTCATTCGTTGAGACAATCCCAGGGGGCTTTGTTCCGCGGTTCGGTGGGAATAACACGGACTATTCGATGGCCGCCGGTGTGCGCGGTATGTGGGATCTCGGCGAAGGCTTGAGCTTCGACTTCAGCGTCGTGCACGGTGTGAGCGACACGGACTTCTTCATCAACAACACGATCAACGCGTCATTGGGCCCGAACACGCCGCGTGACTTCGTTCCGGGTGCGTACAAACAGTCCGAAACGATTTACAACGCTGACTTTGTCTATCCGATGCCAGTGTCGTTCTTCGCATCTGACCTGAACATAGCTTTTGGTACCGAATTCCGTACGGAAACGTTCGAGATTACGAAGGGTGACGATGCGTCCTTCGCCCTCGGTCCGCTGTCCGATCAGGGCTTCTCTTCAAGCTCGAACGGTTTTGGTGGCTTCACGGCCTCCTCCGAAAACGAACAGTCAAGCTACGCGATCTATACCGATCTGGAAGCGGATGTGACGGAACGCTTGACCCTGCAGGGTGCGGTCCGCTTCGAGGATTATGAAGATTTCGGCACCACGACCAACTTCAAGGTCGCTGGTATGTACCACCTGACCGACACGTTCCGGGTGCGCTCGACCTTCTCTACGGGCTTCCACGCCCCAACGGCGGGTCAGGCGAATGTGACAAACGTGACGACCCAGAACGTCAATGGCGTGCTGGTCGATCAGGGCACGATCCCGCTGGCATCGCGTCCGGGGCAGCTGGCAGCTGACTTTATCGAGGCCCGCGATGGCGGTCGTCCTGTGCTGGGTACGGAAGAGGCAGAGAACTTCTCGGTTGGTGTCGTCTTTGGTCTTGGTCCGATGGACTGGACAATCGACTACTTCCACATCGATGTGGATGACCGGATTGCCCTGTCTGCGAATGTCGACTTCCTCGATGCTCTCAATTTCGTTGCTGATGCCAACGGCCTCTCCGACTATTCTAGTGTGAGTTCGGCCATCACTGGTCTTGCGGATGAGGGTGTCATCGTGCGCTCTGACTTCGCTGGCTTTGAGGATCTGAGTGAGTTCCGCTACTTTACCAACAGCTTCGACACGGTGACGGAAGGCGTGGAAATCGTCGGCACCATGCCGCTGACGATCACGGAGACGGGCACGTCGAACGCCACGGTCGCTGTAGCCTATATCGACACGGAAGTGGACGATCCAGGTGCGATCAACCCGATCTCTGCTGGCCGGATCGCGGCTCTTGAAGAGCTTCTGCCGGAAGTGAAGGGAACGGCCACCTTCACGCACCAGGAAGATCGCTGGCGGGCCATGGTGCGCGGCATCTATTATGGTGAGTGGGAAGATACAGGCAACGGCACCGGCGAACAGGCGGCTGAATTTGTCGTCGACGCTGAGCTTGGTTTGAGCCTTTATGATGATCTTGAACTGATCGTCGGCGCTGCGAACCTGTTCGATGAGTATCCGGAGGAAAACCCCGATGCGTTGAGCCTTGGTCAGCTGTACCCGGAATCTGCTCCGATGGGCTTTGCGGGTGGCATGTACTACGTCAAGCTGCGCTACGTCTTCGATTGATCCTTAGCCGATCATCCAAACTGGCCGCCCCGCTGAAAGGCAGGGCGGCCTTTTTTATGGCGCATGGTCAATATCGCTTAACCACGTATATTGCAGAAAATTTTAAGTGTTGAGCGCACCGTCAGTGTACCGATGCAACAAGCCATCGGTGAAAGGAGACGGTCATGATCTATCAGAAGATCTATTCAAGTCGTCGATATCCTGGAACGAGCCAGCTCTGCCTCGATCAGATCCTGCGCTCATCCACCGTGAACAACCACACCCTCGATATAACCGGGTTGCTTCTGGTGGAAGGCGGACGGTTCTTCCAGATCATTGAAGGGCCGCGCGATAATGTAGAGCTTCTCTACGCCATCATCGGGCGGGATCTGCGCCATGGCGAGTTGCACCCGATTGCCAATCGGCGGCGGGAGGAACGGTCATTCCCGCACTGGTCGATGGCGTTTCGCGAAGCCGACACGATCGAGCATGGGTCAAACTGCTTTGAACTGTCCCACGACACGGTGATGTGGGGGCCGCTTGCCCGGTGTGATACGCTGCTGCGGGGGCTGGTCGAAGATTTTCTGCAGCAGGCCAAACCTGATTGTCGCGGATGCGTCGAATTTTTCGGCGATCTGGCACCATCCGAAACGCGTGCCCACTGATCATACCGCGCCGCAGGCTCAGTAGTCGCACCGGCCACTCAAACCGGCAGGTGCGGCAGAATGAAAGCAAGGATGGCGCCGGTGACGGCGCCGCCCAGATGCGCCTCATGGGAGATGCGGCCCGGACCGTTCATCGCAAAGGTCGTGTACGCCAGATAGAGCGCCGCAAAAACGAAGGCGGGCAGCGGGAGGATCATGAAGAAATAGAGGGTCTGGAACGGCTCCAGCACACAGAAGGCAAGGACGATTCCGGAGACAGCGCCTGACGCGCCGACGGACATGTAATTCGGCTCGTTCTTCTTGCGCATCAGCGTGAAGATCTGTGCTCCAAGCTGCGAGCCAATGAACAGAATGGCAAAGCCGCCCGTGCCGAACAGATATTCAACAGCCGGACCAAAAAAGTAAAAGGTCAGCATATTGATGACCAGGTGGCCGACATCGCCATGGAGAAACGCCGGCGTGAAGAGCCGGTAGTACTGTTTCTTCCGTGTTACGGATCCGACGTGGAACAGGTAGGCTTCCTGAAACGAACGGTCCATCCGCAGCCCGTAAAGGCTGACCAGTGGGATCAGCACAAGAAGGGCATACGCCAGCGGTGCGTAGGCGAGGGGGACACCCATGCTGTGCTATGCCCCGGTACGGAAGTGCATCACGTCGCCGTCCTGCACAATGTACTCTTTGCCCTCGATGCGCTGTTTGCCGGCTTCCTTGGCGCCCTGTTCGCCGCCCAGAGTGACATAGTCCTCATAGGCAATCGTTTCTGCCCGGATGAATTTCTTCTCAAAATCCGTATGGATGACGCCGGCGGCCTCGGGCGCGCTCGCTCCCTTGCGCACGGTCCAGGCGCGCGCTTCCTTGGGGCCCGCCGTGAAATAGGTTTGCAGGCCGAGTAGCGTATAGCCTGAACGGATCAACCGGTTCAGCCCCGGCTCTTCCAGTCCAAGCTCTTCTAGATATTCAGCGGCTTCATCTTCATCGAGTGTCGCCAGTTCGGATTCGATCCGTGCACTGATGACAGTCGCGACAGCGTGTTCCTGCTCAGCACGCTCGAAGACCTTGGCTGAAAAATCATTGCCCGATGCAGCGGACTCTTCGTCGACATTCGCGACGAAGAGGACCGGCTTCTGGGTCAGCAGCTGCAGTCCCTTCCATGCTTTCATTTCCTCAGGAGCAATTTCGGCAGCGCGGGCGGGCTGTCCTTCCTGCAGAAGCGCCAGCGCGCGATCGACCAGAACGAGGGTCGCCTTGGCCTCCTTGTCCTGTCCCTTGGCTTTTTTCTCAAGGTTCGCCCGACGTTTCTCAAGGCTTTCCATGTCCGCGAGCATCAGTTCGGTTTCAACGGTCTCAAAGTCTGCGATGGGGTCAACGCGGCCCTCGACATGCGTGATATCGCCGTCTTCAAAGCAGCGCAGCACATATGCCACCGCGTCGACCTCGCGGATATTGGCGAGAAACTGGTTGCCAAGGCCTTCGCCCTTCGACGCGCCTTTGACGAGGCCCGCAATGTCCACGAACTGGATGCGTGAGGGGATGATTTCCTTACTGCCGGCCGTTTCAGCCAGTTTTTTCAGGCGCGGTTCAGGCACCGCGACGTCGCCGACATTCGGTTCGATCGTACAGAATGGATAGTTTTCGGCCTGTGCCGCCGCTGTCTTGGTCAGCGCGTTGAACAGGGTCGACTTGCCCACATTGGGTAGACCAACAATGCCGCATTTGAATCCCATGGAACGGGCCTTTCGTCTCGGTGCGTCACCCTTTGGGACGCAGATATACTCGTGAATGGGGCCCCTTAGCGGGGCGGGGCCGTAATGGGTAGGGGGCCTGTATCAGCGCAACGCGCCTCAATCGCCCTTGCCGATCAGATTTTTCAGGGCGTCGAAGGGTGAGGTTTTCTCGGACTTGGCCGGGGAGATCTCCGG
This genomic stretch from Parvularcula sp. LCG005 harbors:
- a CDS encoding rhomboid family intramembrane serine protease; this translates as MGVPLAYAPLAYALLVLIPLVSLYGLRMDRSFQEAYLFHVGSVTRKKQYYRLFTPAFLHGDVGHLVINMLTFYFFGPAVEYLFGTGGFAILFIGSQLGAQIFTLMRKKNEPNYMSVGASGAVSGIVLAFCVLEPFQTLYFFMILPLPAFVFAALYLAYTTFAMNGPGRISHEAHLGGAVTGAILAFILPHLPV
- a CDS encoding TonB-dependent receptor plug domain-containing protein, which translates into the protein MTLSGMQKLLLSGASAMMFVGMGQGAALAQETAADEPAGDTIMVVGSRRQDAKSATDSLAPIDVVSGAELTNQASNDVLDILRSTVPSYNVNTQPISDAATIIRPANLRSLSPDNTLVLLNGKRRHRGSVISFLGGGISDGAQGVDLAVFPALALKQVQVLRDGASSQYGSDAIAGVINFELKDASSGGTVEATYGSTYAGDGDNYRIAGNIGLPLYDSGFINITGEYSETDGTSRSIVRGDVAALIEAGNVDAADFLTINSYTDEVPQYWGQPDVEDNFKIFVNTGYEFNENLEGYAFGNYAERTATGGFFYRNPTNRGGVYAGPTVDPTTGALDPSGVASVLVGDLDGVGVGEACPAGIPLDGLIPDPTVLAAVTASANCFSFVETIPGGFVPRFGGNNTDYSMAAGVRGMWDLGEGLSFDFSVVHGVSDTDFFINNTINASLGPNTPRDFVPGAYKQSETIYNADFVYPMPVSFFASDLNIAFGTEFRTETFEITKGDDASFALGPLSDQGFSSSSNGFGGFTASSENEQSSYAIYTDLEADVTERLTLQGAVRFEDYEDFGTTTNFKVAGMYHLTDTFRVRSTFSTGFHAPTAGQANVTNVTTQNVNGVLVDQGTIPLASRPGQLAADFIEARDGGRPVLGTEEAENFSVGVVFGLGPMDWTIDYFHIDVDDRIALSANVDFLDALNFVADANGLSDYSSVSSAITGLADEGVIVRSDFAGFEDLSEFRYFTNSFDTVTEGVEIVGTMPLTITETGTSNATVAVAYIDTEVDDPGAINPISAGRIAALEELLPEVKGTATFTHQEDRWRAMVRGIYYGEWEDTGNGTGEQAAEFVVDAELGLSLYDDLELIVGAANLFDEYPEENPDALSLGQLYPESAPMGFAGGMYYVKLRYVFD
- a CDS encoding BLUF domain-containing protein gives rise to the protein MIYQKIYSSRRYPGTSQLCLDQILRSSTVNNHTLDITGLLLVEGGRFFQIIEGPRDNVELLYAIIGRDLRHGELHPIANRRREERSFPHWSMAFREADTIEHGSNCFELSHDTVMWGPLARCDTLLRGLVEDFLQQAKPDCRGCVEFFGDLAPSETRAH
- the ychF gene encoding redox-regulated ATPase YchF, whose protein sequence is MGFKCGIVGLPNVGKSTLFNALTKTAAAQAENYPFCTIEPNVGDVAVPEPRLKKLAETAGSKEIIPSRIQFVDIAGLVKGASKGEGLGNQFLANIREVDAVAYVLRCFEDGDITHVEGRVDPIADFETVETELMLADMESLEKRRANLEKKAKGQDKEAKATLVLVDRALALLQEGQPARAAEIAPEEMKAWKGLQLLTQKPVLFVANVDEESAASGNDFSAKVFERAEQEHAVATVISARIESELATLDEDEAAEYLEELGLEEPGLNRLIRSGYTLLGLQTYFTAGPKEARAWTVRKGASAPEAAGVIHTDFEKKFIRAETIAYEDYVTLGGEQGAKEAGKQRIEGKEYIVQDGDVMHFRTGA